One region of Mucilaginibacter sp. 14171R-50 genomic DNA includes:
- a CDS encoding DUF2490 domain-containing protein has translation MLKNITRLILPLIILTVCSLKVNAQDSKTGTWGIVTIVMPGDSVHRWGGYTEFQGRTNGAGFSQFQYYEAKAGVSYDIDKNFIALLGTGTYHTYDYFDLGKGPLTNEFRVWEQMTINQFLTPLKFEHRYRVEQRWVNGDYRNRFRYRLNMFVPLNNKKIVAKTWFLSVFDEIFFTNEVPNFERNRVSAALGYQFDKKWILQAGWINQRNYTPVTSSAKNNMMFTLMYRINRKNTADHERLPTTND, from the coding sequence ATGTTAAAGAATATCACACGCTTAATATTGCCGCTTATTATCTTAACGGTATGTTCATTAAAAGTTAACGCACAGGATTCAAAAACAGGTACCTGGGGAATTGTAACTATTGTTATGCCCGGCGATAGCGTACACCGCTGGGGGGGCTATACCGAGTTTCAGGGGCGTACCAACGGCGCAGGCTTTAGCCAGTTTCAATATTACGAAGCCAAAGCAGGCGTAAGCTACGATATCGATAAAAATTTTATCGCCCTGTTGGGTACAGGTACCTACCATACCTACGATTATTTTGACCTGGGTAAAGGTCCGCTAACCAACGAGTTTAGGGTTTGGGAGCAAATGACCATTAACCAGTTTTTAACGCCTTTAAAATTTGAGCACCGCTACCGGGTGGAGCAGCGCTGGGTAAACGGCGATTACCGCAACCGTTTCCGCTACAGGCTAAACATGTTTGTACCACTTAACAATAAAAAAATAGTGGCTAAAACTTGGTTTTTATCAGTTTTTGATGAAATCTTCTTCACTAACGAAGTGCCCAACTTTGAACGTAACCGAGTATCGGCAGCATTGGGCTACCAGTTTGATAAAAAATGGATACTGCAGGCCGGCTGGATAAACCAGCGTAATTACACGCCGGTAACAAGCAGCGCCAAAAATAATATGATGTTTACGCTGATGTATCGTATAAACCGTAAAAACACTGCCGACCACGAGCGTTTACCGACCACAAACGATTAA
- a CDS encoding ABC transporter permease yields MNQKYSNTRATLAIARASFRSILRSPSAVVFSLAFPLIFIVVFANIGGGGMTIDVGVSKGCDTLNPVYKALQKINMVHLIKNQSTDQMNANLAKGSLDAIIHLTPFNPPKSINMNVQYSHASGDKSAVLRSMLQNIFYNIQSQQLSRIQSYSGIKIPPAVELKETIVTGREYKYIDFILPGQLGFSLLSSGVFGTAFVFISLRLTLVIKRFFATPVKRYSIVLGEALARIVFSLLGALFIIMIGHYVFGFTLIHGIATVANMLLLCTIGLIIFMGFGFTISGIAKNESTVPPLSNIVTLPQFLLSGTFFSITAFPTWLQHISKVLPLTHLNDAMRKVAFEGAGLGDVTHQLFILLLWGIGIYAVAVKTFKWE; encoded by the coding sequence ATGAACCAAAAATACAGCAACACCCGCGCTACACTGGCCATTGCCAGGGCCAGTTTTCGTTCTATTTTACGCAGCCCCTCGGCAGTGGTATTTAGTTTAGCCTTCCCGCTGATATTTATAGTGGTGTTTGCCAATATTGGCGGCGGCGGCATGACGATAGATGTAGGTGTAAGTAAGGGCTGCGATACCCTTAACCCTGTTTATAAAGCCTTGCAAAAAATTAACATGGTGCATTTAATAAAAAACCAAAGCACCGATCAGATGAACGCCAACCTGGCAAAGGGCAGTCTGGATGCCATTATTCATCTTACACCATTCAATCCGCCCAAAAGCATCAATATGAACGTGCAATACAGCCATGCGTCGGGCGATAAGAGCGCTGTATTACGGTCTATGCTTCAAAACATCTTTTACAACATACAGTCGCAACAATTAAGCCGGATCCAGTCGTATTCGGGTATAAAGATACCTCCTGCGGTCGAGCTTAAAGAAACCATTGTAACCGGCCGCGAATATAAATACATCGACTTTATATTGCCCGGTCAGTTAGGTTTTTCGTTGTTAAGCAGCGGTGTGTTCGGTACGGCTTTCGTATTCATAAGCCTGAGGCTAACACTGGTTATTAAACGTTTTTTTGCTACCCCGGTAAAAAGATACAGTATAGTTTTGGGCGAGGCCCTGGCGCGTATCGTGTTCTCGTTGTTGGGTGCGCTATTCATCATCATGATAGGGCATTACGTTTTTGGCTTCACACTTATTCACGGCATTGCAACGGTAGCCAATATGCTGTTACTGTGCACAATAGGGCTCATCATTTTCATGGGTTTCGGGTTCACCATATCCGGCATAGCCAAAAACGAAAGTACAGTGCCGCCGCTATCCAATATCGTTACCCTGCCGCAATTTTTGCTGTCGGGCACGTTCTTTTCAATAACTGCCTTTCCAACATGGCTGCAGCATATAAGCAAAGTATTGCCGCTAACACATTTAAATGATGCAATGCGTAAGGTCGCCTTTGAAGGGGCGGGCCTGGGCGATGTAACGCACCAGTTGTTTATCCTGCTGTTATGGGGCATTGGCATTTACGCCGTAGCCGTAAAAACCTTTAAATGGGAATAA
- a CDS encoding ABC transporter ATP-binding protein, with amino-acid sequence MANQPIITVKNLVKNYGDFQAVKDISFEVYEGEIFGLLGPNGAGKTTTLEIIETLREKTSGEIMVDGFNIGTDADSIKKRIGVQLQAAGYYPNLNLSELIVLFSGLYGVNKTPAEMLEKVALTDKAKAKYKDLSGGQKQRFSIATTLINNPRIIFLDEPTTGLDPQARRNLWDLIREIRDAGTTVVITTHYMDEAEVLCDRVAFVDGGHIIGIDTPDHFIDQLVASGFEREKQTKGANLEDVFISLTGKEWRES; translated from the coding sequence ATGGCAAACCAACCTATTATTACAGTAAAAAACCTGGTTAAAAATTATGGCGATTTTCAAGCTGTAAAAGACATTAGCTTTGAAGTTTACGAAGGGGAGATATTTGGGCTGCTAGGCCCAAATGGCGCAGGCAAAACCACCACGCTGGAAATTATCGAGACCCTGCGCGAAAAGACGTCAGGCGAGATAATGGTTGACGGGTTCAATATCGGGACGGATGCTGATAGTATTAAAAAACGTATAGGCGTACAATTGCAGGCCGCGGGGTATTATCCAAACTTAAATCTTTCAGAACTTATCGTATTATTCAGCGGGCTATATGGGGTAAATAAAACGCCCGCAGAGATGCTGGAGAAGGTTGCCCTTACTGATAAAGCGAAAGCCAAATACAAAGATCTTTCCGGCGGGCAAAAGCAGCGGTTTTCTATCGCTACTACATTAATAAATAACCCGCGCATTATTTTTTTAGATGAGCCTACAACGGGCCTTGACCCGCAGGCCCGCCGTAACCTTTGGGACCTGATCCGCGAGATACGTGATGCAGGCACTACTGTTGTTATTACCACTCATTATATGGACGAAGCCGAAGTACTTTGCGACCGTGTAGCCTTTGTTGACGGCGGCCATATCATTGGCATAGATACGCCTGACCATTTTATTGACCAACTGGTAGCCAGCGGCTTTGAGCGCGAAAAACAAACCAAAGGCGCCAACCTGGAGGATGTATTTATAAGCCTGACAGGCAAGGAATGGCGGGAAAGTTAG
- a CDS encoding DNA mismatch repair protein MutS, protein MEQDIINNYTQAAALAKQQADKYKTQANTYSLLRLAIFGLMIFSVYLTIANDDFTIMAVAIVILLAAFAWLVARQSEYERRRDYYLDLESINLNEINSLQGNINLYNNGQRYYNEKHFYSSDLDIFGDASLYNLINRSSTATGNDKLASWLNAPADKPTILARQQAVKEIAAKHNWKKELQALLLFSNDGDISRLNKLFSYLRLPLNLPGEKGLGKYALLAPYILVAAIVAAYFYAPAKILAIAIGLANLGIVASKASYIKKADMIADKIGTMLGKYAGVFSKIQSEEWTAAYSNNLVQKLKNDKTSQKIQELSELINKLNYHLNIIVGVILNLFFLWDIRQIIAIENWKRNNHENLETAFDVIAEFEALISIAVTAINYPDWVCPAIADTEGYTLTAKNIAHPLIRENRVDNDYELSDAYSIDIITGSNMAGKSTFLRTVGINTVMALAGANVCARAMEVSVITIVSYMRIKDSLNESTSTFKAELDRLQMLMGAVEHEHRVFFLIDEMLRGTNSMDKYLGSKAVIEQLIRKKGVGMVATHDLQIARLEDKYPNYVRNYYFDIKVQNGEMLFDYKLKHGECKTFNASLLLKQIGIDVVGE, encoded by the coding sequence ATGGAACAGGATATTATAAACAACTATACGCAAGCGGCCGCGCTGGCAAAGCAGCAAGCCGATAAATATAAAACGCAAGCCAACACCTATTCGCTGTTAAGGCTGGCCATTTTCGGGCTGATGATATTTTCGGTGTACTTAACGATCGCCAACGACGATTTTACCATTATGGCCGTCGCAATTGTGATATTGCTCGCTGCTTTTGCCTGGCTGGTTGCCCGCCAAAGCGAATACGAGCGCCGGCGCGATTACTACCTCGATCTGGAAAGCATAAACCTGAACGAGATAAACAGTTTGCAAGGCAACATTAACCTTTATAATAATGGCCAGCGGTACTATAACGAAAAACACTTCTACAGTTCTGATCTGGATATTTTTGGTGATGCATCGTTGTATAACCTGATCAACCGTTCGTCTACTGCTACCGGTAACGACAAATTAGCTTCGTGGTTAAATGCCCCCGCCGATAAACCAACCATACTAGCCAGGCAGCAAGCAGTGAAAGAAATAGCCGCCAAACACAATTGGAAAAAAGAGTTGCAAGCGCTGCTGCTGTTCAGTAATGATGGCGACATAAGCCGCTTGAATAAATTATTCAGTTATTTACGGCTGCCATTGAACCTGCCGGGCGAAAAGGGACTTGGAAAATATGCGTTGCTCGCGCCGTATATATTAGTCGCAGCTATTGTTGCAGCATACTTTTACGCACCGGCGAAAATACTTGCCATTGCAATAGGGCTTGCCAATTTGGGCATTGTAGCGTCAAAAGCGTCGTATATTAAAAAGGCCGACATGATAGCCGATAAAATTGGCACCATGCTGGGTAAATACGCCGGCGTGTTCAGTAAGATACAGAGTGAGGAGTGGACCGCTGCTTATTCCAATAATCTCGTTCAGAAGCTAAAGAACGATAAAACATCCCAAAAGATACAGGAGCTATCCGAACTTATCAACAAGCTCAATTATCACCTGAATATTATTGTAGGGGTTATCCTTAATTTATTTTTCCTGTGGGATATCAGGCAGATCATAGCCATTGAAAACTGGAAACGCAATAACCACGAAAATCTGGAGACTGCCTTTGATGTAATAGCCGAGTTTGAGGCGCTTATAAGTATAGCTGTAACTGCCATTAATTACCCGGATTGGGTTTGCCCGGCAATTGCAGATACTGAAGGTTACACCCTTACAGCTAAAAATATTGCCCATCCGCTTATCCGCGAAAACAGGGTTGATAACGATTATGAATTGAGCGATGCTTATAGCATCGATATTATCACCGGCAGTAATATGGCCGGCAAGAGTACTTTTTTGCGAACGGTAGGCATCAATACGGTAATGGCCCTGGCAGGGGCAAACGTATGTGCCAGGGCAATGGAAGTTTCGGTTATCACGATAGTAAGCTATATGCGCATAAAGGATTCGCTCAATGAAAGTACATCAACCTTTAAAGCCGAACTGGACCGCCTGCAGATGCTGATGGGTGCTGTTGAGCATGAGCACCGCGTTTTCTTTTTGATTGACGAGATGCTGCGCGGCACCAACTCTATGGATAAATACCTGGGCAGCAAGGCGGTCATCGAGCAGTTGATTAGAAAAAAAGGGGTGGGTATGGTTGCTACGCACGATTTGCAGATAGCCCGGCTTGAAGATAAGTACCCCAATTACGTACGTAATTATTACTTTGATATAAAGGTGCAAAACGGCGAAATGCTGTTTGACTATAAGCTAAAGCATGGCGAGTGCAAAACGTTTAATGCATCGCTGCTGCTAAAACAGATAGGTATTGATGTGGTTGGAGAATAG
- the rlmH gene encoding 23S rRNA (pseudouridine(1915)-N(3))-methyltransferase RlmH translates to MKITFITVGKTEDAYLKDGIEKYVKRLKHYTRLEMAEIPELKNTKALTEDQQKTKEAELILKKINPQDHVILLDENGMEFTSVQFANYISKRSVSSSANLVFIVGGPYGFDQSVYQRANDKLSLSRMTFSHQMVRLFFVEQLYRAYSIIKGEPYHHQ, encoded by the coding sequence ATGAAAATTACTTTTATAACCGTTGGCAAAACCGAAGACGCCTATTTAAAAGATGGTATTGAAAAGTATGTAAAGCGCCTTAAGCATTACACGCGCCTGGAGATGGCGGAGATACCCGAGCTTAAAAACACCAAAGCTCTTACCGAAGATCAGCAAAAGACCAAAGAGGCGGAACTTATCCTCAAAAAGATTAATCCGCAGGACCATGTGATCCTGCTCGACGAGAACGGCATGGAATTTACTTCGGTACAGTTTGCCAACTATATCAGCAAGCGCTCGGTATCGTCATCAGCAAACCTGGTTTTTATTGTAGGCGGCCCCTATGGCTTCGATCAATCTGTTTACCAGCGCGCCAACGATAAGCTGTCCCTAAGCCGCATGACCTTTTCGCACCAAATGGTACGCCTGTTTTTTGTAGAGCAGCTATACCGTGCGTACAGCATCATCAAAGGCGAACCATATCATCATCAGTAA
- a CDS encoding cation diffusion facilitator family transporter produces MHDHSHHHHHDHAPKIDHLNSAFIWGIALNSAFVVVEVIYGFISGSLSLLTDAGHNLSDVASLALALLAFKLAKAKSNKVYTYGYKRSTIIVSFFNAVILLVAVGFIVYEAVMRFIHPEPIAGGTVAWVAFVGIAINGFTAWLFVKDKDADLNIKGAYMHMAVDAIVSLGVVISGIVIYFTKLEWIDSAVSIVIGIVILTGTWNLLKDSLRLEMDGVPKEMDLKKIKAELMKTKGVVDIHHMHVWALSTTENALTAHLVVSPEDMGIFDEIKHDLRHRLEHLSISHSTFEPEFSNEKCGQPDC; encoded by the coding sequence ATGCACGACCACTCCCACCACCATCACCACGACCACGCACCGAAGATCGATCACCTGAACAGTGCTTTTATCTGGGGCATTGCGCTTAATTCGGCTTTTGTTGTTGTCGAGGTGATCTATGGCTTTATCAGCGGTTCATTATCGCTGCTCACCGATGCGGGTCATAACCTCAGCGATGTGGCATCGCTGGCGCTGGCCTTACTGGCCTTTAAACTGGCAAAAGCAAAATCAAATAAGGTTTATACCTACGGATATAAGCGGTCGACCATCATCGTGTCGTTTTTTAACGCGGTGATACTTTTGGTAGCCGTTGGCTTTATAGTTTACGAGGCTGTGATGCGCTTTATACATCCCGAGCCCATAGCCGGCGGTACCGTTGCCTGGGTGGCTTTTGTGGGGATAGCCATTAATGGTTTTACTGCCTGGCTGTTTGTAAAAGATAAGGATGCCGACCTGAACATTAAAGGTGCTTATATGCACATGGCGGTAGATGCTATAGTATCATTGGGGGTAGTGATATCGGGCATCGTCATTTATTTTACAAAACTGGAATGGATTGATAGCGCGGTGAGCATCGTTATCGGCATTGTGATATTAACCGGCACCTGGAACCTGCTAAAAGACAGCCTGCGCCTGGAGATGGACGGCGTACCAAAAGAGATGGACCTAAAAAAAATAAAGGCCGAGCTGATGAAAACTAAAGGGGTGGTAGACATTCACCACATGCATGTTTGGGCGCTAAGCACTACCGAAAATGCGCTTACCGCTCACCTGGTGGTAAGCCCCGAGGATATGGGTATCTTCGACGAAATTAAACACGACCTGCGTCACCGGCTGGAGCACCTGTCAATAAGTCACAGTACTTTTGAACCGGAGTTTAGCAACGAAAAATGCGGGCAGCCGGATTGTTAA
- a CDS encoding Dabb family protein: MNTTNRRKFIATAATITASTVAASAMPSIIKSTIMTNKYPIVHHALFWLKNPNSKEDRDKLVAGVKSLGKINLIKELHVGVVASTEKRDVVDNSWGVSEVMFFASLEDQAAYQSHPIHQQFIKDHSYLWEKVIVYDAVDA; encoded by the coding sequence ATGAACACTACCAACCGACGTAAATTTATAGCAACTGCAGCTACTATTACCGCAAGCACCGTGGCAGCATCGGCTATGCCCTCAATAATAAAATCCACTATCATGACAAACAAATACCCAATTGTACATCACGCGCTTTTCTGGTTAAAAAACCCAAATTCTAAAGAAGACCGCGATAAACTGGTTGCCGGTGTAAAGTCTCTTGGTAAGATAAACCTGATAAAAGAACTGCACGTAGGCGTAGTGGCCAGCACCGAGAAACGCGACGTGGTTGATAACAGCTGGGGCGTATCCGAAGTGATGTTCTTCGCCAGTCTTGAGGACCAGGCCGCCTACCAAAGTCACCCTATCCATCAGCAGTTTATTAAAGACCACAGCTACCTTTGGGAAAAGGTGATTGTATATGATGCGGTAGACGCGTAG
- a CDS encoding DUF5606 domain-containing protein translates to MNLQGIVAVSGKPGLWRALAQNKTGYVLESLDDKKTKLVANISTAKLAALNEITVFGLEDDIKLTDIFERMKTAASVPSVKDDGKKLRGFFYEVAADHDEEKVYSSDIKKIISWFLILKEFPLFNEEPATAPVAEEAAPAAEPVTEEAPAAEAPKAKAKKAPAKKA, encoded by the coding sequence ATGAATTTACAGGGAATTGTTGCGGTATCGGGTAAACCGGGTTTATGGAGGGCGCTGGCCCAAAACAAAACGGGTTACGTTTTAGAAAGCCTTGACGACAAAAAAACAAAGCTGGTGGCTAATATTTCTACCGCGAAACTGGCTGCATTGAACGAGATAACCGTTTTTGGTTTAGAGGATGATATAAAGCTGACCGACATTTTTGAACGCATGAAAACGGCAGCAAGCGTGCCGTCTGTTAAGGACGACGGCAAAAAACTTCGCGGTTTTTTTTACGAAGTGGCGGCCGACCATGACGAGGAAAAAGTTTACTCATCAGATATTAAAAAGATCATCAGCTGGTTTTTGATATTAAAAGAATTCCCGCTGTTTAACGAGGAGCCTGCCACTGCGCCGGTTGCCGAAGAAGCAGCGCCTGCCGCCGAACCTGTAACAGAAGAAGCACCGGCCGCCGAAGCCCCAAAAGCTAAGGCTAAAAAGGCGCCTGCAAAAAAAGCATAA
- a CDS encoding peptidylprolyl isomerase, protein MSKAIIKTEKGDMTVQFFDKDAPNTVANFLGLAKSGFYDNVTFHRVIPNFVVQGGDPTGTGAGGSGKRIDCELTGDNQYHDRGVLSMAHAGRNTGSSQFFICHSRDNTAHLDRNHTVFGKVIENVDVVDDIRQGDKILGIEVIEE, encoded by the coding sequence ATGAGCAAAGCAATAATTAAAACCGAAAAAGGCGACATGACCGTTCAATTTTTTGACAAGGATGCGCCAAACACCGTAGCTAACTTTTTAGGGCTGGCTAAATCAGGTTTTTATGATAACGTAACTTTTCACCGTGTTATCCCCAATTTTGTGGTACAGGGCGGCGACCCAACCGGCACAGGTGCAGGTGGCAGCGGCAAACGTATTGACTGCGAACTTACAGGCGATAACCAATACCACGACCGCGGCGTGCTATCAATGGCGCATGCAGGCCGTAACACCGGCAGCTCGCAGTTTTTTATATGCCACAGCCGCGATAACACCGCGCATTTAGACCGCAACCATACCGTATTTGGTAAAGTTATTGAAAATGTTGACGTGGTTGACGACATACGCCAGGGCGATAAAATTTTAGGAATAGAAGTAATTGAAGAATAG
- a CDS encoding asparagine synthetase B, with product MDDEQKDHLKSYGIAFWTLKNGETVDWLLNYRGGSFMMKYDQKLEQECKIRGVSYEVLPDAKANEILTEVSDPSVNMDMVKLEKAPKMAVYSPKNKLPWDDAVTLVLKYAEIPYDVIYDEEVIRGDLPKYDWLHMHHEDFTGQFSKFYGVYRYAQWYNDDVKSQQAMATKLGFKKVSQMKLAVVQHIRDFCAGGGFLFAMCSGTDTFDIALAASNTDIVESMFDGDPADPDAQAKLDFTQTFAFQNFTLDQNPLSHQFSNIDVTPVRQVDRTRDFFTLFDFSAKWDVVPSMLTQDHDKVIKGFMGLTTAYNKNKLKPGVTIMGEMKTANEARYIHGEFGRGQWTFYGGHDPEDYQHAVGDPPTDLKLHPNSPGYRLILNNVLFPAAKKKKQKT from the coding sequence ATGGATGATGAGCAAAAGGACCACCTGAAAAGTTACGGCATCGCTTTTTGGACCTTGAAGAACGGCGAAACGGTTGACTGGCTGCTTAACTACCGCGGCGGCAGCTTTATGATGAAGTACGACCAGAAGCTGGAACAAGAATGCAAGATACGCGGGGTAAGTTACGAAGTGCTCCCCGATGCAAAGGCTAACGAAATACTGACCGAAGTGAGCGACCCATCTGTAAATATGGATATGGTAAAGCTGGAAAAAGCGCCCAAAATGGCTGTCTACTCGCCTAAAAACAAGCTGCCATGGGATGATGCCGTTACCCTGGTGTTAAAATATGCTGAGATACCTTATGATGTGATCTACGATGAGGAAGTGATACGCGGCGACCTGCCAAAGTACGACTGGCTGCACATGCACCACGAAGATTTTACGGGCCAGTTCAGCAAGTTTTATGGCGTGTACCGTTACGCGCAGTGGTATAACGATGATGTAAAAAGCCAGCAGGCTATGGCCACAAAACTGGGTTTTAAAAAGGTTTCGCAAATGAAGCTTGCCGTGGTGCAGCACATACGTGATTTTTGCGCCGGCGGGGGCTTCCTGTTTGCCATGTGCAGCGGTACCGATACGTTTGATATTGCCCTGGCCGCTTCGAACACGGATATTGTTGAAAGCATGTTTGACGGCGACCCCGCCGACCCCGATGCACAGGCTAAGCTCGATTTTACGCAAACCTTCGCCTTTCAGAATTTCACACTCGATCAAAACCCGCTATCCCATCAGTTCAGCAATATCGATGTTACCCCGGTTAGGCAGGTTGACCGTACCCGCGATTTTTTTACGCTGTTTGATTTTTCGGCCAAGTGGGATGTGGTACCCAGCATGCTAACGCAGGACCATGATAAAGTGATAAAGGGCTTTATGGGCCTAACCACCGCATACAATAAAAATAAGCTAAAGCCCGGGGTTACCATTATGGGCGAAATGAAAACAGCTAACGAAGCCCGCTACATACACGGCGAATTTGGCAGAGGCCAGTGGACCTTTTACGGCGGCCACGACCCGGAAGATTACCAGCACGCCGTAGGCGACCCGCCAACTGACCTGAAACTGCACCCCAACTCGCCCGGTTACCGGCTGATATTGAATAACGTATTGTTCCCCGCGGCAAAGAAAAAGAAACAGAAAACGTGA
- a CDS encoding putative porin, whose protein sequence is MANRLKYLLILLICAAAHDVFAQVGGSNRFPGQNRNDPVYSRDTSRNALRRGESQNLDSVRMREENRKDSIVFTSKFIKVTSERLLMDSIQLFPLDTGLVNFENYSPLNQPRNPKISLGYPGVSQRDLLFNPRKTIGFDEGMHALDAYMVNPQDINYFNARAPYTLLSLYSSLGGSKEQLFKTLHTQNVKPNWNVGFLLNFNGSRGYYSTNGILAQNVSDFTAGIFTWYHSVNKRYNLLANVLFNNLKAPETGSILKDTIFNSRQSSFNKTGEPVRLPSSFTNWKSTGIYIKQFYYIGHIDSLNQGKAGNKNVLPTQRVAYTLYFNQRKYNYLQNDLDRYGVFPDYYFSAGRSRDSLNVMHLQNDFSYSFYLRGKSLKMVKNELKLDVGLTQDFYKVSQFVADTLINEFGRKEIKPSRVQNETFQNITLKARLGYKFSDRINLDGNINQIVQGRNFGDLLYDAKLTLSGGPKAGRIVLGAYLQSSSPGMVYTNWISNHYIFNNNFSNQKTTNLSFNYLNDMLQVDLKAEYFLINDYLYFAAQPGGIDATPKQYGSAINMLKLSVGKNLEWRRFHFDNYVVYQKTDNANILRTPEVYTFSSLYYGATLFNVLNSQFGVSVRYNTPYLAPSYAVGLGQFYNGPDITFTSYPIATVFFKATLDRTNLFIQYDYVNQGLFSNGFYTVNRYPQMDKMLKFGVAWTFYN, encoded by the coding sequence ATGGCGAACAGGCTTAAATATTTACTTATTTTATTGATCTGCGCCGCGGCGCACGATGTTTTTGCACAGGTGGGTGGTTCCAACCGTTTCCCCGGTCAAAACCGCAACGACCCGGTTTACTCGCGCGACACATCGCGCAATGCGTTAAGAAGGGGAGAATCACAAAACCTCGACTCGGTGCGTATGCGCGAGGAGAACAGGAAGGATTCCATTGTATTTACTTCTAAATTTATAAAGGTTACCAGCGAACGCCTGCTGATGGATAGCATCCAGCTATTTCCGTTGGATACCGGTTTGGTGAACTTTGAAAATTACAGCCCGCTTAACCAGCCGCGTAACCCTAAAATAAGCCTGGGATACCCCGGCGTATCGCAGCGCGACCTGCTGTTTAACCCGCGCAAAACCATTGGGTTTGACGAAGGCATGCACGCGCTGGATGCCTACATGGTAAACCCGCAGGATATAAATTATTTTAATGCGCGCGCGCCTTACACACTGCTTTCTTTATACAGTTCGCTTGGTGGCTCTAAAGAGCAGCTTTTTAAGACCCTGCATACGCAAAACGTAAAACCCAACTGGAATGTGGGCTTCCTGCTTAACTTTAACGGTTCAAGGGGATATTACAGTACCAATGGCATACTGGCACAAAACGTAAGCGATTTTACTGCGGGGATTTTTACGTGGTACCACAGCGTTAATAAGCGGTATAATCTGTTGGCAAATGTTTTATTTAATAACCTTAAAGCGCCCGAAACGGGATCGATATTAAAGGATACTATATTTAACAGCCGTCAATCGTCGTTTAATAAAACCGGCGAACCCGTACGCCTGCCAAGCAGCTTCACCAACTGGAAAAGCACCGGCATATATATTAAGCAGTTCTATTACATAGGCCATATTGATAGCCTTAACCAGGGTAAAGCGGGCAACAAAAATGTGCTGCCTACCCAGCGGGTGGCTTACACCTTATATTTCAATCAGCGTAAATACAACTATCTGCAAAACGACCTGGACCGGTACGGCGTATTCCCCGATTATTACTTCAGCGCAGGCCGCTCGCGCGATTCGTTGAATGTTATGCACCTGCAAAACGATTTTTCGTACAGTTTTTATTTAAGGGGAAAGTCGCTGAAAATGGTTAAGAATGAATTGAAACTGGATGTAGGGCTAACCCAGGACTTTTATAAAGTGAGCCAGTTTGTTGCCGATACCCTGATTAATGAATTTGGGCGCAAAGAAATAAAGCCATCAAGGGTACAAAACGAGACTTTTCAGAATATTACCTTAAAGGCAAGGCTGGGCTATAAATTTAGCGACAGGATAAATCTTGATGGCAATATAAACCAGATCGTTCAGGGCCGCAACTTTGGCGATCTGCTCTACGACGCCAAACTTACGCTTTCGGGCGGGCCTAAAGCCGGGCGCATTGTTTTGGGCGCTTATTTACAAAGCAGTTCGCCGGGCATGGTTTATACCAACTGGATATCTAACCATTATATTTTTAACAATAATTTCAGCAATCAGAAAACCACCAACCTGTCTTTTAACTATTTAAACGATATGCTACAGGTTGACCTGAAGGCAGAATACTTCCTGATAAACGATTACCTGTACTTTGCCGCGCAGCCCGGCGGTATCGATGCCACACCTAAGCAATATGGTTCAGCTATAAATATGCTCAAATTAAGCGTGGGTAAAAACCTGGAGTGGCGCAGGTTCCATTTTGATAATTATGTGGTTTATCAGAAAACCGATAACGCCAATATTTTGCGCACGCCCGAGGTTTACACTTTCAGCAGCTTGTATTATGGCGCTACGCTGTTTAATGTGTTAAACTCGCAGTTTGGCGTAAGTGTAAGGTATAACACCCCTTACCTCGCGCCTTCATATGCGGTAGGGTTGGGGCAGTTTTATAACGGGCCCGATATTACCTTTACTTCGTACCCCATAGCAACTGTATTCTTTAAGGCTACGCTCGATCGTACCAATCTTTTTATACAATACGACTACGTAAACCAGGGCCTTTTCAGCAACGGTTTTTACACCGTGAACCGTTACCCCCAAATGGATAAGATGCTGAAATTCGGCGTAGCGTGGACGTTCTATAATTAG